The proteins below are encoded in one region of Sulfolobus sp. A20:
- the tmk gene encoding dTMP kinase, with the protein MRGMLIAFEGIDGSGKSSQASLLRDWLSKKKYTYLTEWNSSEWIHDIIKEAKKKNLLTPLTFSLIHATDFADRYEKYILPMLSCGFIVIADRYIYTAYARDTVRGVNMEWVKKLYSFAIKPDIIFYIRVPPEIALKRLKNARRQIKPAEAGADVFPNLTPEEGFLKYQSAITEVYDRIAEENGFTIIEGVRNPREVQKEIRRKVMEIWEK; encoded by the coding sequence ATGAGAGGTATGCTCATAGCGTTTGAAGGCATAGACGGTTCTGGGAAATCTAGCCAAGCCTCATTGCTAAGGGATTGGTTATCAAAGAAGAAATATACGTATTTGACTGAGTGGAACTCCTCAGAGTGGATTCACGATATAATAAAAGAGGCTAAGAAGAAGAACTTACTAACCCCTTTAACTTTTAGTCTAATCCACGCCACTGACTTCGCTGATAGGTATGAGAAGTACATTTTACCCATGTTGAGTTGTGGTTTTATAGTAATCGCTGATAGATACATTTACACTGCCTACGCTAGAGATACTGTTAGGGGAGTGAACATGGAATGGGTTAAGAAGTTATATAGTTTCGCCATTAAGCCAGATATAATCTTTTACATTAGAGTTCCCCCGGAGATAGCGTTAAAGAGATTAAAGAATGCTAGAAGGCAAATAAAACCCGCTGAGGCTGGAGCTGACGTCTTCCCAAACTTAACCCCAGAAGAGGGTTTTCTAAAATATCAGTCAGCTATAACTGAGGTTTACGATAGGATAGCTGAGGAAAACGGTTTTACAATTATAGAAGGGGTTAGAAATCCTAGAGAAGTCCAAAAGGAGATAAGAAGGAAAGTGATGGAAATATGGGAAAAATAA
- a CDS encoding Ppx/GppA phosphatase family protein — translation MRYAVIDTGYNSTRLCIYDLFPNKTFRILGSQKAYLRLGEGVKEGLPIPAEKVSEAERVFKSFKTILDKKGINNIKLVGTSAFRYASNGNQVAELLSEIIGAKMKLLSGEEEGKFSAMGSLNTLPVDSGVIFDLGGGSLEVVYFSSRQIKEVYHFPLGALKLAKDFSDENELRKKVRNELSILKPSNGVIIGSGGNVRALGKMDAKLSAFPIKSIHGYELYIKQVSKYSKVLMNLDAEERSNLPGIGKERSYTVHTASVIIEELGKILDSSTILISSFGLREGVLMESIIENPREKWLEAFANWFNVDPPWEVYNYFDDFYMKVTSYILAVIKMTGFLDPYDTCYKLLRDITIPGFTAKEILMISLLCKASSGKLKKKNLGPLRKVLNKNKLLDKGKEIRKIVESSVAGVL, via the coding sequence ATGCGATATGCAGTAATTGATACTGGGTATAATTCAACTAGGTTATGTATTTATGATCTATTTCCAAATAAGACGTTCAGGATTTTAGGCTCACAGAAAGCCTATCTAAGATTGGGAGAAGGAGTTAAGGAAGGTTTACCAATACCAGCGGAAAAAGTAAGTGAAGCTGAGAGGGTATTTAAGTCATTTAAAACGATACTCGACAAGAAGGGGATTAACAACATAAAACTAGTCGGGACGAGTGCCTTTAGATATGCGTCAAATGGAAATCAAGTGGCTGAACTATTGTCAGAAATTATAGGAGCTAAGATGAAATTATTATCTGGTGAGGAAGAGGGCAAATTCTCAGCAATGGGTAGTTTAAACACATTACCAGTCGATTCCGGAGTTATATTTGACTTAGGTGGAGGATCCCTAGAGGTAGTTTACTTCTCTTCAAGGCAAATTAAGGAAGTTTATCACTTTCCTCTCGGAGCCTTGAAGTTAGCTAAGGACTTCAGTGATGAGAATGAATTGAGGAAGAAGGTAAGAAATGAGCTTTCAATTCTGAAACCCAGTAATGGGGTTATTATTGGTTCTGGAGGTAATGTTAGGGCTTTAGGAAAGATGGACGCAAAACTCTCAGCTTTTCCCATAAAGTCAATTCACGGGTACGAGCTATACATTAAACAAGTTTCAAAGTACTCCAAAGTTCTCATGAATCTTGATGCAGAAGAGAGGAGCAATTTGCCCGGCATTGGTAAGGAGAGATCTTACACGGTACATACTGCCTCCGTGATAATTGAGGAGTTGGGAAAAATTTTAGATAGCTCAACCATACTCATCTCGTCCTTTGGTTTAAGAGAGGGCGTACTAATGGAGAGTATTATAGAAAATCCTAGAGAGAAATGGCTTGAAGCTTTTGCTAATTGGTTTAACGTTGATCCTCCGTGGGAAGTTTATAATTACTTTGACGATTTTTATATGAAGGTAACCTCATATATACTGGCAGTTATCAAGATGACCGGATTTTTAGATCCTTACGACACTTGTTACAAATTGCTAAGAGATATAACTATTCCAGGCTTTACAGCGAAGGAAATACTCATGATATCCTTATTATGTAAAGCCTCGTCTGGGAAACTGAAGAAGAAGAACTTAGGACCTCTTAGAAAAGTGTTGAATAAGAACAAACTTCTAGATAAAGGTAAGGAAATAAGGAAAATAGTAGAGTCATCTGTGGCTGGTGTCTTATGA
- a CDS encoding dTDP-glucose 4,6-dehydratase, translating into MVNFVVLGGAGFIGSAFVRELNKRGIRPYVFDALTYAGRLENLKGTEHVFVRGDIRDISSLDVVFSKGVDVVINFAAETHVDRSIYSPKDFVETNVLGVINVLEASRKYGFKYVHISTDEVYGDEQCADESSPLRPSSPYSASKASADMFVKAYVRTYGVKAVIVRPSNNYGPRQFPEKLIPKTIIRTLLGLPIPIYGDGKQERDWIYVEDTARIIADIIEKFAKWDGDVYNLPGKQVMTNLSVVMTIGEIMGREVRVKFVEDRPGHDRRYCMKPSIEYEVTPLREGLKKTVEWYLNNKWWWEPMLSDKFFKDDLPWR; encoded by the coding sequence ATGGTTAACTTTGTAGTCCTAGGAGGGGCAGGGTTCATAGGCTCTGCCTTCGTAAGGGAGCTGAACAAGAGGGGGATAAGACCATATGTCTTTGACGCCTTAACTTATGCAGGGAGATTAGAGAACTTAAAGGGGACTGAGCACGTTTTCGTAAGGGGAGATATTAGGGATATAAGTTCCCTCGATGTGGTGTTCTCTAAAGGGGTAGATGTGGTAATAAACTTCGCAGCTGAGACGCACGTAGATAGGTCTATTTACTCCCCAAAGGATTTCGTGGAGACTAACGTCCTAGGTGTTATAAACGTTTTGGAGGCTTCTAGGAAATACGGTTTCAAGTACGTTCATATTTCGACTGATGAGGTATACGGAGATGAACAGTGTGCAGATGAGAGTTCACCCCTAAGACCCTCTTCTCCTTACAGTGCGTCAAAGGCTTCAGCTGATATGTTCGTAAAGGCTTACGTTAGGACTTATGGGGTTAAGGCAGTCATTGTGAGACCTTCAAACAACTACGGACCTAGGCAATTCCCTGAGAAGTTGATACCAAAGACGATAATTAGGACTTTGCTGGGTCTTCCTATACCTATTTATGGTGATGGGAAACAAGAAAGGGACTGGATATACGTTGAGGACACTGCGAGGATAATCGCTGATATAATAGAGAAGTTCGCTAAGTGGGATGGTGATGTCTACAATTTACCTGGGAAACAGGTTATGACTAACCTATCCGTTGTGATGACGATAGGTGAGATAATGGGCAGGGAGGTTAGGGTGAAGTTCGTTGAGGATCGACCCGGGCATGATAGGAGGTACTGTATGAAGCCATCGATAGAATATGAGGTAACTCCTTTGAGGGAAGGGCTGAAAAAGACAGTGGAGTGGTATCTTAACAATAAGTGGTGGTGGGAGCCAATGTTGAGTGATAAGTTCTTCAAGGACGATTTACCATGGAGGTGA
- a CDS encoding thymidylate kinase — MGKIIAIEGITNSGKTTHVLSLKDFLEDKGYGVITFGILSSKLLSEAIINVKREIFYQRRTLFLAYVTDLADQIENVVKPALDSGFIAIADGYTLTLEAWALTRKLDKEWVEGVLSALPVANLSISLISPPMEIIRRIIKKKGFLDPLSESIDLSIKDDVFLSYKKYINEFQLYLKSISKNVIVTKGNVDEVNDSIQKYVKEVLEIET; from the coding sequence ATGGGAAAAATAATAGCCATTGAAGGGATTACCAACTCTGGTAAGACTACCCACGTGCTTAGCCTTAAGGATTTCCTTGAAGATAAAGGTTATGGTGTAATAACTTTCGGAATACTCTCCTCAAAGCTCTTATCTGAGGCAATAATTAACGTTAAGAGGGAAATATTTTACCAGAGAAGAACGTTATTCCTAGCTTACGTAACTGACTTAGCTGACCAAATTGAAAACGTTGTTAAACCAGCCTTAGACTCCGGTTTTATAGCAATTGCCGATGGCTACACTTTAACCTTAGAGGCTTGGGCTCTAACGAGGAAACTGGATAAGGAGTGGGTTGAAGGAGTCCTCTCAGCTCTACCAGTAGCTAATCTCTCAATCTCACTGATATCTCCACCAATGGAAATAATAAGAAGAATAATTAAAAAGAAAGGCTTTTTAGACCCCTTAAGTGAGAGCATTGACTTGAGCATTAAAGATGACGTATTTCTCTCTTACAAGAAGTACATTAACGAATTCCAGCTTTACTTGAAGTCAATCTCAAAAAACGTAATCGTAACTAAGGGAAATGTAGACGAAGTAAATGATAGTATACAAAAATACGTGAAAGAGGTATTAGAAATTGAAACCTGA
- a CDS encoding protein kinase domain-containing protein yields the protein MSSSSSDDRVAFSAFIAVFSFIYTTFYYIVSGFLPAIVSGSIRGDLFNNVLNVVNTTNSPIIYSSSVVNNNEIVRLSLIVYAIFENPVSVLNLSILQLIRGNSFLLQLGGLVNLISGWIFAYLYRRSKGVLISSISLISNSIIQAFIVSNISSDPTFYSLFSISEALLFVIGQVIAGIEFYRENKVKAMLVSFPFFSLLNIIGFGWLVFDASNGSQTYSIGGQSSVSSSMTQNYDVYNALIQALRNRNYAAARMYISELEANGFAIENIFSQLVDDGECGGAIWVMNNYTLDYKKITCNFSSIIDCIINTGRVPKSADSFLEFLDKISVNNAIRLAKYIYYNPKIRDNRRDKAEEILVKHSIIQKIPSPSSIQPSPLPSLDKWDANLWVGKEVYGYTVESVLGMGGTSYVLLARSGNDYYAIKIPILSYSPTQATRVSKLTFEDIYKESSNLQRLSEGSGNVVRIFGIFLDMNLLKRIETGEVKYYLSNPPAIVMEYMGGGSLSGLINEDVIFFSSRWVDILRVVFFKVGKALDYLHKSGYVHLDVKPQNVFFSRPLGRTGEEVYNSLINGNAEVKLGDLGSAKRVGERVTQYTAQYCSIDQVKAIILGKADPSMDVFSFGASLYTALTRRSFNPPELVKLMDDALDDYMRNGSRFLNILKEAEEKYMRYYSGGLIASLSAYPDNFRKVILLTTNPDPSKRPRMDYIISIF from the coding sequence ATGTCGAGCAGTTCAAGTGATGATAGAGTAGCATTTTCAGCTTTCATAGCAGTGTTTAGTTTTATCTATACTACTTTCTATTACATTGTCTCGGGCTTCTTACCAGCAATAGTTAGCGGTTCAATTAGGGGTGACCTTTTTAACAACGTTCTTAACGTCGTGAACACTACAAATAGCCCGATTATATATTCTAGTAGTGTAGTTAACAATAATGAGATCGTTAGGCTTAGCTTAATTGTCTACGCTATATTCGAAAACCCAGTGAGTGTATTAAATTTATCTATTTTACAACTTATACGAGGAAACAGTTTTCTTCTTCAATTAGGAGGGTTAGTTAACTTAATCTCTGGGTGGATATTTGCTTACCTTTATAGGAGGTCTAAGGGAGTTCTCATATCATCAATTTCATTAATAAGCAATAGTATTATACAAGCGTTTATCGTATCGAATATCTCCTCTGATCCTACATTTTATTCACTCTTTTCGATATCTGAAGCTCTACTTTTCGTTATTGGGCAAGTCATAGCAGGTATTGAGTTTTATAGAGAGAATAAGGTTAAGGCTATGCTGGTTTCCTTCCCCTTCTTCTCCTTATTAAATATTATAGGCTTCGGTTGGCTGGTTTTTGACGCATCTAATGGGAGTCAAACTTACTCAATTGGGGGACAGTCTTCTGTCTCATCTAGTATGACGCAAAACTATGACGTTTATAACGCTCTGATTCAAGCATTACGTAATAGAAATTACGCAGCGGCTAGAATGTACATTTCTGAGTTGGAGGCTAATGGATTTGCAATAGAGAATATATTCTCTCAATTGGTTGATGATGGGGAGTGTGGAGGGGCAATATGGGTCATGAATAATTATACTTTAGATTATAAAAAAATAACGTGTAATTTTAGTAGTATAATTGATTGTATAATCAATACTGGAAGAGTTCCTAAGAGCGCAGATAGTTTTCTAGAGTTCTTGGATAAGATTAGTGTGAATAATGCGATAAGGTTAGCTAAGTATATTTATTATAATCCTAAGATAAGGGATAATAGAAGGGATAAGGCTGAGGAAATATTAGTCAAGCACTCAATAATTCAAAAAATCCCTTCTCCATCTTCAATCCAACCTTCTCCTTTACCTAGTCTTGATAAGTGGGATGCTAATCTATGGGTTGGGAAGGAGGTTTATGGTTATACTGTTGAGAGTGTTTTGGGGATGGGTGGGACTTCTTATGTTTTGTTGGCTAGGTCTGGTAATGATTATTATGCTATTAAGATTCCTATACTTTCTTATTCGCCTACGCAAGCTACGAGGGTTAGTAAGCTGACTTTTGAGGATATTTATAAGGAGTCTTCGAATTTACAAAGGTTGTCTGAGGGTAGTGGTAATGTTGTTAGAATATTTGGTATTTTCCTTGATATGAATTTGTTGAAAAGGATTGAGACGGGTGAGGTTAAGTATTATTTGTCTAATCCTCCTGCTATTGTTATGGAGTACATGGGTGGTGGGAGTTTGAGTGGTCTAATTAATGAGGATGTGATATTCTTCTCCTCCCGTTGGGTTGATATTCTCAGGGTTGTGTTCTTTAAGGTTGGTAAGGCTTTGGATTATCTTCACAAGAGTGGTTATGTTCACTTGGACGTTAAGCCTCAGAACGTTTTCTTTAGTAGGCCTTTGGGTAGGACTGGTGAGGAGGTTTATAATAGTTTGATTAATGGTAATGCTGAGGTTAAGTTGGGGGATTTGGGTTCTGCCAAGAGGGTTGGGGAGAGGGTTACGCAGTATACTGCACAGTACTGTTCTATTGATCAAGTCAAGGCTATTATACTTGGCAAGGCTGACCCATCAATGGATGTGTTCTCTTTTGGGGCTTCTCTTTACACGGCTTTGACTAGGAGGTCTTTTAATCCCCCAGAGTTGGTCAAGTTGATGGATGATGCTTTAGATGATTATATGAGGAATGGGAGTAGGTTCTTGAATATCTTGAAGGAAGCTGAGGAGAAGTACATGAGATATTATAGTGGTGGGTTAATAGCCTCTCTTTCCGCTTATCCAGATAATTTTAGAAAGGTTATTTTGCTCACTACTAATCCAGATCCTAGTAAGAGACCTAGAATGGATTATATCATAAGCATATTCTAA
- a CDS encoding ATP-binding protein, producing MRREYKELEKIDSWTLIYGRRKVGKSFLVRKYVKSDIYFIITRDLQAYYLDGSFKRLDEAFSHAIKYLNNDKVVVIDEFQRMPEKYWDGLAGAHPKGRLILVGSSFRISRQVLDKKSPLLGLVLPFKIDIIKYSDTLSQVKDPLLSMIYRDPWTINFVRGIDDLRDKAYQLFTVTKALIGEIFEEEERQLTNLYEAVLLSLAEGEWNTSTISGVLTSRGFNVTPSTISSYLETLVNMGLVEKLPIYGEKRRARWYYKITSPIISLMFYAEAKYNVSFTQDVGELPLGREIQFSIGELLAEKYNATFAYSPYEDIDVVLLKKNRPIIGYEVKIGEFSRADAERAIERIRSAGIPKAGLISLKERPNFNADEELGPEELINYAEEVFKRNVSELIY from the coding sequence TTGCGAAGAGAATATAAAGAGCTTGAGAAGATTGACTCGTGGACTTTGATATATGGGAGGAGGAAGGTGGGAAAATCCTTCCTTGTAAGAAAGTACGTTAAGAGCGACATCTACTTTATAATAACCAGAGACCTTCAAGCATACTACTTAGATGGAAGCTTCAAGAGACTTGACGAAGCTTTCTCCCATGCGATAAAATACCTAAATAATGATAAGGTAGTAGTAATTGATGAGTTTCAGAGGATGCCGGAGAAGTATTGGGATGGGTTAGCTGGGGCTCACCCTAAAGGTAGGTTAATATTAGTTGGTTCAAGTTTTAGGATTTCTAGGCAAGTTCTCGATAAGAAGAGTCCTCTATTAGGTCTCGTTTTACCTTTCAAGATTGATATCATAAAATATTCCGATACTCTAAGCCAAGTTAAAGACCCTCTTCTCTCAATGATCTATAGAGATCCTTGGACTATAAACTTCGTAAGGGGGATCGATGATTTAAGGGATAAGGCTTACCAACTCTTCACGGTCACAAAAGCGTTAATTGGGGAGATATTTGAGGAAGAGGAGAGGCAGTTGACAAATTTATACGAGGCAGTACTGTTATCTTTAGCAGAGGGGGAGTGGAATACCTCGACGATTTCGGGGGTCCTAACGAGTAGAGGGTTTAACGTTACTCCTTCAACTATTAGTAGTTATTTAGAAACGCTAGTAAATATGGGTTTAGTGGAGAAGCTTCCAATATATGGGGAGAAGAGGAGGGCTAGGTGGTACTATAAGATCACATCCCCAATCATCTCACTTATGTTTTACGCTGAGGCAAAGTATAATGTATCCTTTACTCAAGATGTTGGAGAACTACCTCTGGGCAGAGAAATCCAGTTCTCCATTGGTGAACTTTTGGCTGAAAAATACAATGCGACCTTTGCGTATTCTCCTTATGAGGATATAGACGTAGTGTTGTTGAAGAAAAATAGACCAATTATAGGGTATGAGGTAAAGATCGGTGAGTTCAGCAGGGCTGATGCGGAGAGGGCTATAGAGAGGATAAGAAGTGCTGGAATTCCTAAAGCTGGTTTAATAAGTTTAAAGGAGAGGCCGAACTTTAATGCTGATGAAGAATTAGGACCTGAGGAGTTGATTAATTACGCTGAAGAAGTATTTAAGCGAAATGTTTCAGAGCTTATTTATTAA
- a CDS encoding M20/M25/M40 family metallo-hydrolase: protein MDKIQELYEFLKIDTVSAKGRGEEGAKFIADYMNDHGIEAEIIRHKAVNPYVIGEINLKAKRTLLIYNHYDVQPVEPLDRWNTDPFTPTEKDGKIFARGVADDKGTLMARLQSIIDLMKDSKLKMNIKFIYEGVEEIGSPFIDDFLNDYKDRLKADYILWEGAGRGADNSPEIVLGVKGLLYVEIRARTEKDLHSMYAPIVRNPAWEIVYFLSKIRQEDGKVNIRGFYDRVKWLSEDEVKYLKGLKEEMEKALGQRIEDDFMRKLVENPTCNIDGIYAGYTGEGSKTVIPSYAFAKIDFRLVPDQDPEEILNELRRILPNNLELKVWGKVRPYRTSINSQIAKSLISSAEKVYKVKPTVLPNSPGTGPMESFARILNNNQVADGVGVDYTGSNIHSFNEHIYKEDYFRAMEWMKELIFELQKSD, encoded by the coding sequence ATGGACAAGATCCAAGAACTGTATGAGTTCTTAAAAATAGACACAGTTTCAGCTAAGGGAAGGGGAGAAGAGGGCGCTAAATTCATTGCAGACTACATGAATGACCACGGAATAGAGGCTGAGATAATAAGACATAAAGCAGTTAATCCATATGTTATAGGGGAGATAAACCTAAAAGCGAAGAGAACACTCCTCATCTATAACCACTACGATGTACAACCAGTAGAACCATTAGATAGGTGGAACACTGACCCTTTTACCCCAACAGAAAAGGACGGTAAGATTTTCGCTAGAGGAGTTGCAGACGATAAGGGGACTCTGATGGCTAGGTTACAGTCAATAATAGATTTGATGAAAGATTCAAAGCTAAAAATGAACATTAAGTTCATCTACGAAGGAGTTGAAGAGATTGGAAGTCCGTTCATTGACGACTTCTTAAACGATTATAAGGATAGGCTTAAGGCTGACTACATACTATGGGAGGGGGCTGGAAGGGGGGCTGATAATTCACCAGAAATAGTGTTAGGAGTTAAGGGACTACTTTACGTTGAAATTAGGGCTAGAACAGAAAAGGACTTACATTCGATGTACGCTCCAATAGTCAGAAACCCAGCGTGGGAAATAGTTTACTTCTTATCTAAGATAAGGCAGGAAGATGGAAAAGTCAACATAAGGGGGTTTTACGATAGAGTGAAGTGGCTAAGTGAAGACGAGGTGAAGTACTTAAAGGGTCTAAAGGAGGAGATGGAAAAAGCGTTAGGACAAAGGATAGAGGATGACTTCATGAGAAAACTCGTAGAGAACCCCACATGTAACATTGACGGTATTTACGCCGGGTATACTGGAGAGGGGTCAAAGACCGTAATACCATCTTACGCTTTCGCCAAAATAGACTTTAGGTTAGTCCCAGATCAAGATCCAGAGGAGATACTTAACGAGCTGAGAAGAATATTGCCCAATAACTTAGAGCTCAAGGTTTGGGGTAAGGTCAGACCATATAGGACTTCGATAAACAGTCAAATAGCCAAATCATTAATATCATCAGCAGAGAAGGTCTACAAGGTTAAACCTACAGTTTTACCTAATTCTCCGGGAACTGGACCTATGGAATCATTTGCGAGAATCTTGAACAACAATCAGGTAGCTGATGGAGTAGGAGTTGATTATACCGGTTCGAACATACATTCTTTCAACGAGCACATATATAAGGAGGATTACTTTAGAGCAATGGAGTGGATGAAGGAATTAATATTCGAATTGCAAAAGAGCGATTAG
- the rfbC gene encoding dTDP-4-dehydrorhamnose 3,5-epimerase: MPFKFKRLEIPEVILVEAKQFSDDRGYFEELYKQSEFKEYIPCNFVQINHSFSKKGVLRGLHFQIKPIPQGKLVTVISGKIFDVAVDLRKGSPYYKKWVYAELTPGKLLWIPVGFAHGFLALEDSHVVYLVTREFAKEYDSGIRYDDPEVGVKWYKVENFILSEKDKNLPLLKDSNANFNYGDDLC; encoded by the coding sequence ATGCCTTTTAAGTTTAAGCGTTTAGAGATACCGGAAGTTATCTTAGTAGAGGCTAAGCAGTTCTCTGATGATAGGGGCTACTTTGAGGAGTTATATAAGCAGAGCGAGTTCAAAGAGTATATTCCCTGCAACTTCGTACAGATTAATCACTCCTTTTCGAAGAAAGGAGTGTTAAGGGGGTTACACTTTCAGATAAAGCCAATACCTCAAGGTAAGTTGGTTACTGTGATATCTGGTAAAATATTCGATGTTGCTGTTGACTTAAGGAAAGGTTCGCCTTATTATAAAAAATGGGTTTATGCAGAGTTAACGCCGGGTAAGCTTTTATGGATACCCGTTGGTTTTGCACATGGGTTTTTGGCATTAGAGGACTCCCATGTAGTTTATTTAGTTACTAGGGAATTCGCTAAGGAGTACGATTCTGGAATACGTTATGATGATCCGGAAGTTGGCGTGAAGTGGTATAAGGTTGAAAATTTTATATTATCGGAGAAGGATAAGAACTTACCATTGTTGAAGGACTCTAACGCTAACTTTAACTATGGTGATGACTTGTGTTAA
- the sixA gene encoding phosphohistidine phosphatase SixA, which yields MLNLIIVRHGEAEPQVDGVNDKDRKLIKKGIKQMRRIANFLDEMDYTIDRVMTSTLIRAYQSAEIILDELGEDDKKIESLEELNPDKDPMEFLGKLKEMDNSTLLIVGHEPYLSQLIKSISGGNVEIKKGGLAIVEYDSKEGRGQLKLLLNQKVLKLV from the coding sequence ATGCTAAACTTAATAATTGTTAGACACGGTGAAGCTGAACCTCAAGTTGATGGGGTTAATGATAAAGATAGAAAATTGATTAAAAAAGGAATAAAGCAGATGAGAAGGATAGCTAACTTCCTAGATGAGATGGATTACACAATTGATAGAGTCATGACCAGCACTTTGATTAGGGCTTACCAATCGGCAGAAATAATTTTAGATGAGCTGGGTGAAGATGATAAAAAGATAGAGAGTTTAGAGGAGCTAAACCCAGATAAGGATCCAATGGAGTTTTTAGGTAAACTCAAGGAAATGGACAATTCCACCCTTCTTATTGTTGGTCATGAGCCCTACTTATCCCAACTCATTAAAAGTATATCAGGGGGAAACGTTGAGATCAAGAAGGGAGGATTAGCAATAGTGGAGTATGACTCTAAAGAAGGGAGGGGTCAGCTAAAGTTACTCCTAAACCAAAAGGTTTTGAAGCTGGTTTAA
- a CDS encoding glucose-1-phosphate thymidylyltransferase, with protein sequence MKAVILHGGQGTRLRPLTHTGPKQLIKIAGKPISQWVLEQIRDAGIHDVIVVLGDNMPNKVIEYYGDGRGFGVNITYIYQGKARGLADAVYKVKDLVKEEKFIVYLGDNIVNYDLRKFSSFGSNASILLARVQDPSRFGVAVIREGKVVKLVEKPKERLSDLALVGVYGFDKNVFDVIETLKPSWRGELEITDAIQGLIDRGFDVSYEIVEGWWKDTGTPTDILEANAFLLDSKISRSLSTTSRVINSSVEGRVFIDDNATIENSTVRGPAYIGKGSKIVNSYIGPYTSIGDNCSIKDSEVEHSVVLDNVSVEGGVYLMDSLIGSNVTIKRGNRWQKLIVGENSWLTL encoded by the coding sequence ATGAAGGCAGTAATTCTCCACGGTGGGCAGGGGACTAGGCTTAGACCTTTAACTCATACTGGACCAAAGCAGTTGATTAAGATTGCTGGAAAGCCCATATCTCAGTGGGTATTGGAACAAATACGTGATGCGGGGATTCACGATGTCATCGTCGTATTGGGGGATAATATGCCCAACAAAGTAATAGAGTACTACGGAGATGGGAGGGGTTTTGGCGTAAACATAACGTACATTTATCAAGGTAAGGCTAGGGGGTTGGCTGACGCTGTCTATAAGGTTAAGGATTTGGTGAAGGAAGAGAAGTTCATAGTGTATTTAGGGGATAACATAGTGAACTACGACTTGAGGAAGTTCTCCTCCTTTGGCTCAAATGCCTCAATATTGCTGGCTAGGGTGCAAGACCCCTCCCGATTTGGTGTTGCCGTGATAAGGGAAGGTAAAGTGGTCAAGCTCGTAGAGAAGCCTAAGGAGAGGCTATCTGACCTAGCCTTAGTCGGCGTTTACGGTTTTGATAAGAACGTCTTTGACGTGATAGAGACGCTTAAGCCCAGCTGGAGGGGTGAGCTGGAGATAACTGACGCGATCCAAGGTCTCATAGATAGGGGCTTTGATGTAAGCTATGAAATAGTTGAAGGATGGTGGAAGGACACTGGTACCCCTACAGACATACTTGAGGCTAACGCTTTCCTCTTAGACAGCAAGATATCGAGGAGTTTGAGTACCACATCGAGGGTAATAAACTCAAGCGTGGAGGGAAGGGTCTTCATAGACGATAATGCTACAATAGAGAACAGTACTGTGAGGGGTCCTGCATATATAGGCAAGGGGTCTAAAATTGTAAACTCATATATAGGACCTTACACCTCAATAGGGGATAATTGTTCGATAAAGGATAGTGAAGTTGAACACAGTGTGGTCTTGGATAACGTGAGTGTTGAAGGAGGGGTCTATCTGATGGACTCCTTGATCGGGAGTAACGTGACCATAAAGAGGGGTAATAGGTGGCAGAAGTTAATAGTGGGTGAAAACTCATGGTTAACTTTGTAG